The following coding sequences lie in one Hippopotamus amphibius kiboko isolate mHipAmp2 chromosome 17, mHipAmp2.hap2, whole genome shotgun sequence genomic window:
- the SMCR8 gene encoding guanine nucleotide exchange protein SMCR8 produces the protein MISAPDVVAFTKEDEYEEEPYNEPALPEEYSVPLFPFASQGANPWSKLSGAKFSRDFILISEFSEQVGPQPLLTIPNDTKVFGTFDLNYFSLRIMSVDYQASFVGHPPGSAYPKLNFVEDSKVVLGDSKEGAFAYVHHLTLYDLEARGFVRPFCMAYISADQHKIMQQFQELAAEFSKASECLKTGNRKAFAGELEKKLKDLDYTRTVLHTETEVQKKANDKGFYSSQAIEKANELASVEKSIIEHQDLLRQIRSYPHRKVRGSDLCPGETEYTQEPRSQAATTSGPEEPADTDLYTCRPAYTPKLIKAKSTKCFDKKLKTLEELCDTDYFTQTLAQLSHIEHMFRGDLCYLLTSQMDRALLKQQRITSFLFEDLVEVGDRGVEKQESTPAKPSHDRPPSGSLEECPVPQVLISVGSYKSSVESVLIKMEEESREAEVTESGSFEPQENLDYLDMDMKGSVSSGESIEVLGMEKPTSLLSKSDSQASLTAPLSPQVVRSKAASHRTISGDSIEVLSTCPSEALIPEDFKASYPSAINEEEAYAGDSRGTIDFQADGSPPEPEPGEAEEGGSGVTPLQRDSCCTGREGGALQVPLSTPGHTLSAEDGVVSVPPQRCRQKDQGFHVDFSVENTSPSSRDNSSEGFLAYELDPSHLLASRDGSKTSLDDHADATSHGSSVGSASSDRTPPSAPPVGPSSERHRKRAGQNALKFIRQYPFAHPAIYSLLSGRTLVVLGEEEAVVRKLVTALSIFVPSYSHQAKPVKHWVSSPLHIMDFQKWKLIGLQRVASPTSASTLHALSRYSRYTSILDLDRKTLRCPLYRGSLVPRLADHRTHIRRGGTYVLHVQSVLTQLCAKAFLYAFCHHLHLPARGRDAEQLATRRQASFLQLNLGLVNEDVKVVQYLAELLRLHYTQEPPGAGPPALRFDYVPSFLYKI, from the exons ATGATCAGCGCCCCTGACGTGGTGGCCTTCACCAAAGAGGACGAGTACGAGGAGGAGCCTTACAATGAGCCGGCCCTGCCCGAGGAGTACTCGGTGCCACTCTTCCCCTTTGCCAGCCAAGGAGCCAATCCATGGTCCAAACTGTCCGGGGCCAAGTTCTCTCGGGACTTCATCCTTATTTCCGAGTTCTCTGAGCAGGTGGGACCCCAGCCCTTACTGACCATACCCAATGACACCAAAGTCTTTGGTACTTTCGATCTCAATTACTTCTCTTTGCGGATCATGTCTGTGGATTACCAGGCCTCCTTTGTGGGCCATCCCCCTGGTTCTGCCTACCCCAAGCTGAACTTTGTGGAGGACTCCAAGGTGGTGCTGGGAGACTCCAAGGAGGGGGCCTTTGCCTATGTGCACCACCTCACCCTGTACGACCTGGAGGCCCGCGGCTTCGTGCGGCCCTTCTGTATGGCTTACATCTCGGCAGACCAGCACAAAATCATGCAGCAGTTCCAGGAGCTCGCAGCTGAATTTTCCAAAGCGTCCGAGTGCTTAAAAACAGGCAACAGGAAGGCATTTGCCGGGGAActtgaaaaaaaactgaaagacttGGATTACACCAGGACAGTGCTGCACACCGAGACAGAGGTCCAGAAGAAAGCCAACGACAAGGGCTTCTACTCATCCCAGGCCATCGAGAAGGCCAACGAGCTGGCCAGCGTGGAGAAGTCCATCATCGAACATCAAGACCTGTTGAGGCAGATCCGCTCGTACCCTCATCGGAAGGTGAGGGGGTCCGATTTGTGTCCTGGGGAGACGGAGTACACGCAGGAGCCACGCAGCCAGGCGGCCACTACCTCTGGCCCTGAAGAGCCTGCTGACACAGACCTTTACACCTGCAGACCCGCCTACACCCCAAAACTCATCAAAGCTAAGTCCACCAAGTGTTTCGACAAGAAGCTGAAGACCTTGGAAGAGCTCTGTGACACCGACTACTTCACCCAGACCCTGGCCCAGCTCAGCCACATCGAGCACATGTTCCGAGGAGACCTGTGCTACCTCCTGACCAGCCAGATGGACAGGGCACTCCTGAAGCAACAGCGCATCACAAGCTTCCTCTTTGAAGACTTGGTGGAGGTTGGTGACAGGGGGGTAGAGAAACAGGAGAGCACACCTGCTAAGCCCAGTCACGACAGGCCGCCTTCCGGCTCTCTGGAAGAATGTCCAGTTCCTCAAGTGCTAATTAGCGTGGGCTCCTACAAGTCCAGTGTGGAGTCCGTGCTGATCAAGATGGAGGAGGAGTCCAGGGAAGCAGAGGTGACAGAGTCAGGCAGTTTTGAGCCCCAGGAAAACCTGGACTACCTGGATATGGACATGAAAGGGAGCGTCAGCAGTGGAGAGAGCATCGAGGTGCTCGGCATGGAGAAGCCCACCTCCTTGCTGTCGAAGTCGGACAGCCAGGCCAGCCTCACGGCGCCCTTGAGCCCCCAGGTGGTCCGGAGCAAGGCGGCCAGCCACAGGACGATCAGCGGGGACAGTATCGAAGTCCTCAGCACCTGTCCCTCTGAGGCCCTCATCCCCGAGGACTTCAAGGCCAGCTACCCAAGTGCCATCAACGAGGAAGAGGCCTACGCAGGTGACAGCAGGGGGACCATCGACTTCCAGGCAGACGGCAGCCCGCCGGAGCCGGAGCCAGGAGAGGCCGAGGAGGGCGGCTCGGGAGTCACCCCGCTACAGAGAGACTCCTGCTGCACGGGGAGGGAGGGTGGCGCTCTGCAGGTGCCACTCTCCACCCCGGGCCACACGCTCTCCGCCGAGGACGGGGTTGTGAGCGTCCCCCCGCAGCGCTGCCGGCAGAAGGACCAGGGATTCCACGTGGACTTCTCGGTGGAAAACACCAGCCCTTCTTCCCGAGACAACAGTTCCGAAGGCTTCCTTGCTTACGAGCTGGACCCGAGCCACCTGCTGGCCAGCCGGGACGGCAGCAAGACCAGCCTGGACGACCACGCCGACGCCACCAGCCACGGGAGCAGCGTCGGCTCCGCCAGCTCCGACAGGACTCCCCCCTCTGCTCCTCCCGTCGGCCCCTCATCCGAGAGGCACAGGAAGAGGGCGGGCCAGAATGCCTTAAAGTTCATCCGCCAGTACCCCTTCGCCCACCCAGCCATCTACTCCCTGCTCAGCGGGAGGACGCTGGtggtcctgggggaggaggaggctgtagTCAGGAAGCTGGTGACTGCGCTGTCCATCTTTGTCCCCAGCTACAGCCACCAGGCCAAGCCCGTGAAGCACTGGGTCTCCTCTCCTTTGCACATCATGGATTTTCAGAAGTGGAAGCTTATTGGCCTGCAGAG GGTGGCGTCCCCCACCAGTGCCAGCACCCTCCACGCCCTGAGCCGCTACAGCCGCTACACGAGCATCCTGGACCTGGACCGGAAGACCCTGCGCTGCCCCCTCTACAGAGGCAGCCTGGTGCCGCGGCTGGCGGACCACCGCACCCACATCAGGCGGGGCGGCACCTACGTCCTGCACGTGCAGAGCGTGCTGACGCAGCTCTGCGCCAAGGCCTTTCTCTACGCCTTCTGCCACCACCTGCACCTGCCCGCCCGCGGCAGGGACGCCGAGCAGCTGGCCACCCGTCGCCAGGCCAGCTTCTTGCAGCTGAACCTGGGGCTGGTGAACGAAGACGTCAAGGTGGTCCAGTACCTGGCGGAGCTGCTGCGGCTGCACTACACGCAGGAGCCGCCCGGGGCCGGCCCGCCCGCGCTCAGGTTTGACTACGTCCCCAGTTTCCTGTACAAGATCTGA